One Lactobacillus sp. CBA3606 DNA segment encodes these proteins:
- a CDS encoding MarR family winged helix-turn-helix transcriptional regulator gives MNGSPKMLDDFLKYYATVFNYMDDYIAEPINRYHLTFDAFLIMHEIGTSTTPLLLMDIAESHHVSRSAISRQISILLKYNYVYQVAKPTDRRKKILLLTEQGQRIDQQLIDDLQDIFDVWVNRLGAERVVSMLALLHDFNQEVIQPQHKR, from the coding sequence ATGAACGGATCGCCTAAAATGCTAGATGATTTTCTAAAATATTATGCTACCGTCTTCAATTATATGGATGACTACATCGCTGAACCAATCAATCGCTATCATCTCACGTTTGACGCTTTTTTAATTATGCATGAAATAGGCACTAGCACAACGCCCTTATTACTCATGGACATTGCGGAAAGCCACCACGTCTCTCGTAGTGCCATTTCACGTCAAATTAGCATTCTATTGAAATACAACTATGTTTATCAGGTTGCTAAACCAACTGACCGTCGTAAAAAGATTTTATTACTAACTGAACAAGGCCAGCGTATTGATCAGCAGCTGATTGATGATCTCCAAGATATCTTTGATGTCTGGGTCAATCGGTTAGGTGCTGAGCGCGTTGTTTCAATGCTGGCGCTCCTACACGACTTTAATCAAGAAGTTATTCAGCCACAACACAAACGTTAG
- a CDS encoding PTS lactose/cellobiose transporter subunit IIA, which produces MAEEKQATPETEASLETIMGLIVNGGNAKSSAFEAIRAAKENDFTTADAKLKEADNFLTEAHNSQTSMLTDEANGEHTHVSLLLVHSQDHIMNAITFRDLAGEIVDLYRRLAAEAK; this is translated from the coding sequence ATGGCAGAAGAAAAGCAAGCAACACCTGAAACAGAAGCAAGTCTAGAAACAATTATGGGGTTAATTGTGAATGGTGGTAACGCCAAAAGTTCCGCTTTTGAAGCAATTAGAGCCGCTAAAGAGAACGATTTTACAACAGCGGATGCTAAGTTAAAGGAAGCTGATAACTTCTTAACTGAAGCACACAATTCACAAACTTCAATGTTAACTGATGAAGCTAATGGGGAACATACCCACGTTTCATTGTTGTTGGTTCATTCACAAGATCATATTATGAATGCCATTACCTTCCGCGATTTAGCAGGAGAAATTGTTGATTTATATCGGCGGTTAGCTGCTGAAGCAAAATAG
- a CDS encoding histidine phosphatase family protein: MATIHLYLVRHGQTNLNAANRLQGIYDSKLTANGVRSAQQLARMLASVPFDAAYTSDLGRAQQTTRIITALHPELKKPTIDVGLREFNFGGLEGTKNTWVVQQVRKQLGIGTFLKLMLSKERFATLLWVFNSLDQTRTAETLVGVTDRINRTLRRISLFESQTATQDRNILIVSHGLVLSAFLYQLSPHKLPTRLLKNTSVTRVDYTDRQFDLIDINVTPKTRS; the protein is encoded by the coding sequence ATGGCAACAATTCATCTTTATCTGGTTCGACATGGTCAGACCAACTTAAATGCCGCTAACCGTTTACAGGGCATTTATGACTCAAAGTTAACCGCAAATGGCGTCCGTTCAGCACAACAATTGGCCCGAATGTTGGCTAGTGTGCCTTTTGATGCGGCTTATACCAGTGACCTAGGTCGCGCCCAACAGACGACTCGGATTATCACCGCTTTACATCCTGAACTAAAAAAACCGACGATTGACGTCGGTTTACGAGAATTTAACTTTGGCGGCCTTGAAGGCACTAAAAACACTTGGGTGGTTCAACAGGTCCGCAAACAATTAGGGATTGGGACCTTCTTGAAATTGATGCTAAGTAAAGAACGCTTTGCAACCCTTTTATGGGTCTTCAACTCCTTAGACCAGACGCGCACCGCTGAAACACTAGTTGGCGTTACTGACCGAATTAACCGAACTTTGCGGCGTATCAGTCTGTTTGAATCCCAAACAGCTACCCAAGATCGCAATATCTTGATTGTCTCACACGGCTTAGTTTTAAGCGCTTTCCTCTATCAACTTAGCCCCCACAAATTGCCAACCCGGTTATTAAAGAATACCAGTGTCACCCGTGTCGACTATACCGATCGTCAATTTGACTTAATCGATATTAACGTTACGCCGAAGACGCGCTCTTAA
- a CDS encoding phosphoglycerate dehydrogenase, with product MPIALMVQATKTAQLEQLQQAYPAWQFKTVTTLKPTEYAQVEVMYGNHPILQQLLAQTPVHLKFLQVISAGVDYLPLAQLKAAEVLVANTSGIHADAISESALAAMLTVVRGYHAAWQNQIGAHQWDLPTTTSTLTGQQLLIYGTGQIGQSLAVKAAALGLQVVGVNTTGHPAPHFAQTVALPATAAVLATANFIVNALPLTPTTAHFFNAQWFQQLGQHPMFINIGRGPSVVTADLMAALDQQQLSWAALDVTDPEPLPAAHPLWQRPDVLITPHISGQIAHFRAVVFPIFKANFDQFNAQGTLCRNQVDLARGY from the coding sequence ATGCCAATTGCATTAATGGTACAAGCAACTAAAACAGCACAACTGGAACAGTTACAGCAGGCTTATCCGGCTTGGCAATTTAAAACAGTCACGACGTTAAAGCCAACCGAATATGCGCAAGTTGAAGTGATGTATGGCAATCATCCGATTTTGCAACAGTTATTGGCTCAAACACCAGTCCATTTGAAATTTTTACAGGTGATTTCAGCGGGGGTTGATTATTTACCACTCGCACAGCTAAAAGCGGCGGAGGTACTGGTTGCTAATACAAGTGGGATTCATGCGGATGCAATCAGTGAATCGGCGCTAGCAGCGATGCTCACGGTGGTCCGTGGCTATCACGCTGCTTGGCAAAATCAAATTGGCGCACACCAGTGGGACTTACCAACAACGACGAGTACGCTGACGGGACAACAGCTGTTGATTTATGGGACCGGTCAGATTGGTCAGTCTTTAGCGGTTAAAGCAGCTGCTTTAGGGCTACAAGTTGTTGGGGTCAATACAACTGGGCATCCTGCACCGCATTTCGCACAAACGGTCGCATTGCCGGCTACGGCGGCGGTTTTAGCAACGGCTAACTTTATTGTTAACGCCCTGCCATTAACGCCAACGACAGCCCACTTTTTTAATGCCCAGTGGTTTCAACAATTAGGCCAGCACCCAATGTTCATTAACATTGGTCGTGGCCCATCCGTGGTTACGGCGGATTTAATGGCTGCGTTAGACCAGCAGCAATTGAGTTGGGCGGCCTTAGACGTGACTGATCCAGAACCATTACCAGCGGCCCATCCATTGTGGCAACGCCCCGATGTTTTGATTACGCCACATATTTCAGGCCAGATTGCACATTTTAGGGCAGTCGTTTTTCCAATCTTTAAAGCTAATTTTGATCAATTCAACGCTCAAGGCACGTTGTGTCGTAATCAAGTTGATTTAGCACGTGGTTATTAG
- a CDS encoding GntR family transcriptional regulator has protein sequence MYRDIATKLVNAIQDGQFEVKLPTEAQLMAHYHASRNTIRKAIDLVYQQGLLRRVQGSGYFITTIQLQHKTVVNLSARAMPSSNLHPRELVSKILTFDTIHSDPELAKQMGIPVDQELYRVIRLRYWHNQLYCLEKAYYLRSVVPYLSTEAINQSIWDFIYEAYGIGVANSDDYLSLTNLTEEEAQLMQLGHGDTYLALDSCNYYKNNSLLDFSHTVFAYPDLALYFHTTNLSNP, from the coding sequence ATGTATCGTGATATTGCGACTAAACTCGTTAACGCCATTCAAGACGGGCAATTTGAAGTTAAACTGCCAACTGAAGCACAGTTAATGGCCCATTATCATGCCAGCCGTAATACCATCCGCAAGGCCATCGACCTCGTTTACCAACAAGGGCTATTACGGCGGGTTCAAGGTAGCGGTTATTTCATTACAACTATTCAATTACAACACAAAACAGTGGTCAACCTCTCGGCGCGCGCAATGCCTAGCAGTAATTTACACCCCCGTGAATTAGTTTCTAAAATTCTAACCTTTGATACGATTCATAGCGATCCGGAACTGGCCAAACAGATGGGAATTCCAGTTGATCAGGAACTCTATCGGGTCATTCGACTTAGGTATTGGCATAATCAGCTCTATTGCCTGGAAAAAGCTTATTATCTCCGGTCAGTCGTCCCCTATCTCTCAACTGAAGCTATTAATCAATCGATTTGGGACTTCATTTACGAAGCTTACGGGATTGGCGTTGCCAATAGTGATGATTACTTATCACTCACTAACCTAACCGAAGAAGAGGCCCAATTAATGCAATTAGGGCATGGTGATACCTACTTAGCCTTAGATTCTTGCAACTATTATAAAAATAATAGCTTATTGGATTTTTCGCATACGGTCTTCGCTTATCCCGACTTAGCCTTGTATTTTCATACGACTAACTTATCAAATCCTTAA
- a CDS encoding DMT family transporter has product MQTNHELKGLFLASISATFWGVSGAIAQTLFDTTNINSLWLTGIRMLGAGIGLLIISLITKVDLWSIWHQPQDLLQVAAYTLLGLMPVQFTYFLAVEASNAATATILQFMGPVFIAIWLVLAHHQLPTRPEGLAIGLALIGSFLLVTHGNPATLVISVAALGWGLLSGVTSATNTLLPTRLLTKYSPMIVNTWSMLLGGLLFNLVQPVWQIQIPLTLANISKLGFVIIFGTLLAFLFFLQSLNYIRPTVVSLLDAFEPLSATIIAVVLLGVSFQWLDILGSLLIISTVFVLALGQRHNDVAAVNFHQGQREDDL; this is encoded by the coding sequence ATGCAAACCAATCATGAACTCAAAGGTCTCTTTTTAGCCAGTATCAGTGCCACCTTTTGGGGTGTTTCGGGTGCGATTGCCCAAACTTTATTTGATACCACCAATATTAACTCACTCTGGTTAACGGGCATTCGGATGCTAGGAGCTGGCATCGGTCTGCTCATCATTAGCTTGATAACTAAAGTTGACTTGTGGTCAATCTGGCACCAGCCACAAGATTTATTGCAAGTGGCGGCCTACACCCTATTAGGGCTAATGCCCGTTCAATTCACTTATTTTCTCGCAGTTGAGGCAAGTAATGCCGCAACGGCCACGATTTTGCAATTTATGGGTCCTGTATTTATCGCAATCTGGCTGGTCTTAGCCCATCATCAACTGCCAACCCGACCAGAAGGTCTCGCCATTGGCCTCGCCCTGATTGGGTCATTTTTACTGGTCACGCATGGCAATCCTGCAACGTTAGTTATTTCAGTGGCGGCCCTTGGTTGGGGGTTACTTTCAGGTGTCACTTCGGCAACCAACACCTTACTGCCGACCCGCTTACTCACTAAATACAGTCCAATGATCGTTAATACTTGGTCAATGTTACTAGGTGGACTTTTATTCAACCTAGTTCAACCTGTTTGGCAGATTCAAATTCCATTGACCCTCGCCAACATTAGCAAGCTGGGCTTCGTTATTATTTTTGGGACATTGTTAGCCTTTCTCTTCTTTTTGCAAAGCCTCAATTATATTCGGCCGACTGTCGTTAGCCTACTGGATGCCTTCGAACCATTATCTGCCACGATTATCGCAGTCGTCTTACTAGGGGTCAGCTTTCAATGGCTAGATATCTTGGGTAGTCTTTTAATTATCAGTACCGTCTTTGTCTTGGCACTTGGTCAACGCCACAATGACGTCGCCGCAGTGAATTTTCACCAAGGGCAACGTGAAGATGACCTTTAA
- a CDS encoding PTS sugar transporter subunit IIB: protein MAEKTIMLVCAAGMSTSLLVSKMQKAAEADGIDAEIFATAASDADAKLSEKNPDILMLGPQVRYMLSDFQKRVDIPVEVINMQDYGMMNGEKVLREAESSMAKK from the coding sequence ATGGCTGAAAAAACAATTATGTTGGTATGTGCTGCAGGAATGTCAACGTCACTATTAGTTTCAAAAATGCAAAAGGCTGCTGAAGCTGATGGTATTGACGCAGAAATTTTTGCAACCGCTGCCAGTGATGCGGATGCTAAGTTAAGCGAAAAGAATCCAGATATTTTAATGCTTGGACCACAAGTTCGTTATATGTTAAGTGACTTCCAAAAACGGGTTGATATTCCGGTTGAAGTCATCAACATGCAAGACTACGGCATGATGAATGGCGAAAAAGTATTACGCGAAGCTGAATCATCAATGGCTAAAAAGTAG
- a CDS encoding ECF transporter S component — translation MSGKKQTKFSTRLVAMLGLLIAVTVVISMWFIIPVPMTHGNINLCDAGIFIAALLFGRRGGAIVGGASGFLLDLLSGYSQYMLFSLIVHGLEGFLVGQFGADQSKGRQFMAIAIGGVVMVIGYFISDTILYALPTGLAGVPTNAIQAVVGGAIAYPIVLRLKDRVKTQFN, via the coding sequence ATGTCAGGGAAGAAGCAAACTAAGTTTTCGACACGTTTAGTTGCAATGTTGGGCTTGCTGATTGCGGTAACAGTTGTCATTTCGATGTGGTTTATTATTCCAGTACCAATGACGCATGGTAACATCAACTTATGTGATGCTGGAATTTTCATTGCGGCCTTATTGTTCGGTCGTCGCGGCGGTGCAATTGTTGGCGGTGCCAGCGGGTTCTTATTAGACTTGTTGTCTGGTTATTCGCAATACATGCTATTTTCGCTCATCGTGCATGGGTTAGAGGGCTTTTTAGTTGGTCAGTTTGGGGCTGATCAATCCAAGGGGCGTCAATTCATGGCGATTGCGATTGGTGGTGTCGTCATGGTCATCGGGTATTTTATTTCCGATACTATTTTATATGCGTTGCCAACCGGTTTAGCCGGCGTGCCGACCAATGCGATTCAAGCGGTGGTTGGTGGTGCAATTGCCTATCCGATTGTGTTACGGCTTAAGGACCGCGTTAAAACGCAATTTAATTAA
- a CDS encoding type I 3-dehydroquinate dehydratase produces MKNVAIGSVVLAPGMPKIGVTLTGAKRQTLLGQAAQVLSSAAQIVEWRLDTYQELDNRAELINTAVQLQQLLGTIPVIATLRGSALTPTAYYQLYQTLVNNRAVAAIDVESRYLQAPQFGPLVTQMRTHQIRLILSQTITGPLPSLAELVASYQTMAVAGADVIRLVIQPTQALDVVTLMAATTQANQLLDVPLIATASGSLGRYSGVCGQLMGSAVTFGRVGHVGEHGQLSVSQLKQTLQTLATV; encoded by the coding sequence TTGAAGAATGTAGCGATTGGTAGTGTAGTGTTAGCGCCAGGCATGCCCAAGATTGGTGTGACACTGACGGGGGCAAAGCGGCAAACGTTATTGGGTCAAGCTGCGCAGGTCTTAAGTTCAGCAGCGCAAATCGTTGAATGGCGCTTAGATACCTATCAGGAATTAGATAATCGAGCTGAACTAATTAATACAGCGGTGCAGTTGCAGCAACTATTGGGTACAATTCCAGTAATTGCCACTTTACGAGGGTCGGCACTAACGCCGACTGCGTATTATCAGCTTTATCAGACTTTAGTTAATAACCGAGCAGTCGCGGCAATTGACGTTGAAAGCCGCTATTTGCAAGCGCCACAATTTGGGCCATTAGTTACCCAAATGCGGACACATCAGATTCGGTTGATTTTAAGTCAAACGATCACTGGTCCGCTACCATCACTAGCTGAACTAGTGGCTAGTTATCAGACCATGGCGGTGGCGGGTGCTGATGTCATTCGATTGGTGATCCAACCAACGCAGGCGCTCGATGTGGTGACCTTAATGGCAGCGACGACGCAAGCCAATCAACTCCTAGACGTGCCTTTAATTGCAACGGCTAGCGGTAGCTTAGGTCGTTATAGTGGCGTCTGTGGTCAATTGATGGGGTCAGCGGTTACTTTTGGACGCGTGGGTCATGTGGGTGAACATGGTCAATTATCAGTCAGTCAGTTAAAGCAAACTTTACAAACATTAGCGACCGTTTAA
- a CDS encoding HAD family hydrolase, with protein sequence MPKYLVFMDIDGTLLTDHQYISDHTKATIERLQKQDVMFYIATGRMYELAKIVRGKLNPDVRLVTSNGAVFDGAQGREITKLGGAAVELAYLIARRDNLPMMLFTPTMAYYTEQIPRFVARNAANFDADETSIGYAEVKSFSQLAAIEDQITNGVILSREDMSRLDSAREKLTSSKLLRLSSSNPNNIEMIPLHTDKGTAVKQIQQEQNVDAAHTFVFGDGLNDVGMMAAADLSVAMGNALPQVKTAANYETDTNYNDGLALFLDQYFEKKPR encoded by the coding sequence ATGCCAAAATATCTAGTCTTTATGGACATTGATGGCACCTTGTTAACCGATCATCAGTACATTTCTGATCATACCAAGGCCACCATCGAACGATTACAAAAACAGGATGTCATGTTTTATATTGCCACTGGCCGGATGTATGAATTAGCTAAGATTGTCCGTGGAAAGTTGAATCCAGACGTTCGCTTAGTCACGTCAAATGGGGCCGTCTTTGATGGTGCCCAGGGTCGTGAAATTACGAAGTTAGGTGGCGCCGCAGTCGAATTAGCTTATTTAATTGCGCGGCGTGATAATTTACCAATGATGTTATTTACACCCACCATGGCTTATTATACGGAACAGATTCCGCGCTTTGTGGCACGGAATGCGGCTAACTTTGATGCGGATGAAACGTCAATTGGCTATGCTGAAGTTAAGAGCTTCTCACAGTTAGCTGCAATTGAGGACCAAATTACGAATGGCGTTATTTTAAGTCGTGAGGATATGTCACGCTTAGACTCAGCCCGTGAAAAGTTAACCAGTAGCAAATTATTACGGTTATCGTCATCTAATCCGAATAATATTGAAATGATTCCATTGCATACGGATAAAGGAACTGCTGTCAAACAGATTCAACAAGAACAAAATGTTGATGCAGCTCATACCTTTGTTTTTGGTGATGGCTTGAATGATGTTGGCATGATGGCCGCAGCTGATCTCTCGGTTGCGATGGGGAATGCGTTGCCCCAAGTTAAGACAGCGGCTAATTATGAAACCGATACAAATTATAATGATGGTCTAGCGCTCTTCTTAGATCAGTATTTTGAAAAGAAACCACGATAA
- a CDS encoding flavodoxin, giving the protein MATAKVIFATITGNNEDVADVITEKFENLGVTVTKEEISQADASEFESVDIAVVVPYTYDEGALPEEGLDFYDDLQALDLTGKIYGCAGSGDTFYEDDYCRAVTDFSHAFKSTGATQGAADVFVNLAPAGEDLTHLDAFVEQLVQTQQKN; this is encoded by the coding sequence ATGGCAACTGCTAAAGTCATTTTTGCAACGATTACCGGTAACAATGAAGATGTTGCCGACGTCATTACTGAAAAGTTCGAAAACTTAGGCGTCACGGTCACGAAAGAAGAAATCTCACAGGCCGATGCCAGTGAATTTGAGTCCGTTGATATTGCCGTAGTTGTACCTTACACCTATGATGAGGGCGCACTTCCTGAAGAAGGACTTGATTTTTACGATGACCTGCAAGCCCTAGACCTAACTGGCAAAATCTACGGTTGTGCGGGTTCTGGAGATACTTTTTATGAAGACGACTATTGCCGGGCTGTCACTGACTTTAGTCATGCCTTTAAGTCAACTGGGGCAACTCAAGGCGCCGCTGACGTTTTCGTCAATCTAGCACCGGCGGGCGAAGATTTAACTCATTTAGACGCCTTTGTTGAACAGCTCGTCCAAACGCAACAAAAAAACTAG
- a CDS encoding amino acid permease has translation MKTEKQLRWSNIALIAFVAVWGLGNVVNNFALQGLSVVTSWILIMIIYFVPYTLIVGQLGSTFKEAEGGVSSWIRATSTKRLAYYAAWTYWIVHIPYLAQKPQGILIAFSWLFRGNGNFVNSTPAIVVQSICLVLFLFFLWIASLGLTTLKRIGSVAGTGMFIMSILFIILAVSAPLMTKSTVQTPDMLSFKSYLPKFDFAYFTTVSMLVFAVGGSEKISPYVNKTKNPGREFPLGMLVLAGMVAVCALLGSFAMGILFNAKHIPSDLMANGAYYAFQRLGSFYHVGNLFMILYAIANVLAQVSALAFSIDAPLKILLGDADPEFIPKKLSKMNKKDVPVNGYIMTGVLVSILIIIPALGIGNMNELYNWLLNLNSVVMPMRYLWVFLAYILLNQHLKEFKSDYMFLKNPMVGKLVGAWCFLFTAFACILGMVPKTTSLADNPSSWWFQLSLNIATPIIFVALGMILPMIARRHRTA, from the coding sequence ATGAAAACAGAGAAACAACTGCGCTGGTCCAATATTGCACTAATTGCATTCGTGGCCGTATGGGGCTTAGGTAACGTAGTTAATAACTTTGCGTTACAAGGCTTATCGGTCGTCACATCTTGGATTTTAATTATGATTATTTACTTCGTTCCCTACACCTTAATCGTTGGTCAATTAGGATCAACTTTTAAAGAAGCCGAAGGTGGGGTGTCCTCCTGGATTCGAGCAACTAGTACTAAGCGCCTTGCTTACTACGCAGCTTGGACCTATTGGATCGTTCACATTCCTTATTTGGCCCAAAAACCACAGGGGATTTTGATTGCCTTTAGTTGGTTATTCAGAGGAAACGGTAATTTTGTTAACAGCACCCCGGCGATTGTCGTCCAAAGTATTTGTTTAGTGCTATTCTTATTCTTCCTTTGGATTGCCTCCCTCGGTTTAACAACCCTTAAACGCATTGGTAGTGTGGCTGGGACTGGGATGTTCATCATGTCAATCTTGTTCATTATTCTTGCGGTCTCAGCACCATTGATGACTAAGTCAACAGTTCAAACACCGGACATGTTATCTTTCAAGTCTTATCTACCGAAATTTGATTTTGCTTATTTCACAACTGTCTCAATGTTAGTCTTTGCGGTTGGTGGTTCCGAAAAAATTTCGCCATACGTTAATAAGACTAAAAATCCAGGCCGCGAATTTCCACTTGGCATGTTAGTGCTAGCTGGAATGGTTGCCGTTTGTGCCCTACTAGGATCATTTGCGATGGGGATTCTCTTCAACGCTAAACATATTCCTTCAGATTTGATGGCCAATGGTGCTTACTACGCGTTCCAACGGCTTGGTTCCTTCTACCATGTTGGCAATCTCTTTATGATTCTATATGCCATTGCCAATGTCTTGGCTCAAGTTTCGGCGTTAGCCTTCTCAATTGATGCGCCTTTAAAGATTTTATTAGGTGACGCTGATCCTGAATTCATTCCGAAAAAATTAAGTAAAATGAATAAGAAAGATGTGCCGGTAAACGGCTACATCATGACTGGTGTTTTAGTTAGTATTTTAATTATCATTCCTGCTTTAGGGATTGGTAATATGAATGAGTTATATAACTGGTTACTAAACCTAAATTCCGTCGTCATGCCAATGCGTTACCTCTGGGTCTTCTTAGCTTATATCTTATTAAATCAACATTTAAAAGAGTTTAAGAGTGATTACATGTTCTTAAAGAATCCAATGGTTGGTAAGCTAGTTGGGGCTTGGTGCTTCTTATTCACCGCCTTCGCTTGTATCTTAGGGATGGTGCCTAAGACAACCTCACTAGCTGACAATCCTAGTAGCTGGTGGTTCCAATTATCCTTAAACATTGCAACTCCGATTATCTTTGTCGCCTTAGGCATGATTCTCCCAATGATTGCCCGTCGTCATCGGACTGCTTAA
- a CDS encoding WxL domain-containing protein, protein MKKVTQQLALMSTILGLGSLLSTIPAMAGSVDKTAAETTADVNLKQSATDNSITLDQAPTYQFKDLELSASRRDYTATAVNDHLVVRNPGVESGWQVTAKISDFKRLSNRQPDGANQLVGAQLTLMSGMVAPTEDDNPSVRPVTTNNIVLSDQDQAIMTAAKGAGLGTYQLEHVNSQIKLSVPGGNRTGAYQAKITWTLGNAPTGA, encoded by the coding sequence ATGAAAAAAGTCACACAACAACTTGCATTGATGAGCACAATTTTGGGTTTGGGTAGTTTGTTAAGTACAATCCCGGCAATGGCGGGTAGCGTCGATAAAACGGCTGCTGAAACAACGGCGGATGTTAATTTAAAACAATCAGCCACCGATAACAGTATCACATTGGATCAAGCCCCAACATATCAGTTTAAGGATTTAGAATTATCGGCTAGTCGACGGGATTACACGGCGACCGCAGTTAATGATCACTTGGTTGTTCGCAATCCAGGGGTTGAAAGTGGTTGGCAAGTCACTGCTAAGATTTCAGATTTTAAACGGCTTAGCAATCGGCAGCCAGACGGTGCCAATCAGTTAGTTGGGGCCCAGTTGACCTTGATGAGTGGGATGGTAGCGCCAACTGAGGATGATAATCCGTCAGTTCGCCCGGTGACAACCAATAACATTGTTTTAAGTGATCAAGACCAAGCCATTATGACTGCGGCCAAAGGGGCGGGGTTAGGAACTTATCAATTGGAACATGTTAACTCACAAATTAAGTTAAGCGTTCCTGGTGGTAATCGCACCGGTGCCTACCAAGCAAAGATTACTTGGACGTTAGGTAATGCGCCAACGGGTGCTTAA
- a CDS encoding glycosyltransferase family A protein: protein MSAPLFSVVVPAYNQHKFINSCLTSLRHQTMTDFEVIVVNDCSTDDTAQQIQAVIETDDRFKVVTHAQNRGVSAARNSGMAVAQGQYLCFVDGDDWVEPNFLATFLAAYQAAPQSQLVVCGHFGYLAVPSPAKTYAKKELVANINFGTVGGFSWNKCFLRTIITTHHLKFNEEINFLEDQLFAFRYADYVQSAEYLPAKTYHYRWRFRSNLAHLGLPFFAARRKMIKILKQESKQALSEDWNNQ, encoded by the coding sequence GTGTCTGCACCCCTTTTTTCAGTGGTTGTACCAGCGTACAATCAACATAAATTTATCAATAGTTGCTTAACCAGTCTCCGGCATCAGACAATGACAGACTTTGAAGTCATTGTGGTGAATGATTGTTCAACCGATGATACGGCCCAACAGATTCAAGCAGTGATCGAAACGGACGACCGCTTTAAAGTCGTTACCCATGCTCAGAATCGCGGGGTTTCTGCCGCACGTAATTCCGGGATGGCCGTTGCTCAAGGTCAATACTTGTGTTTCGTCGATGGGGACGACTGGGTAGAACCAAACTTTTTAGCAACCTTTTTGGCCGCCTATCAAGCTGCACCCCAAAGTCAGTTAGTCGTTTGTGGGCATTTTGGCTATTTAGCGGTGCCTAGTCCGGCCAAGACCTATGCTAAAAAAGAACTAGTGGCTAATATCAACTTTGGCACCGTGGGTGGTTTTTCGTGGAATAAATGTTTCCTACGCACAATTATTACGACCCACCACTTAAAGTTCAACGAAGAGATCAATTTTCTCGAAGACCAACTGTTTGCATTCCGTTATGCGGATTATGTGCAATCAGCCGAATATCTCCCCGCCAAAACTTATCATTATCGTTGGCGCTTCCGGAGCAATCTAGCCCATTTAGGCCTACCTTTCTTTGCAGCACGGCGCAAAATGATCAAGATTTTAAAGCAAGAAAGTAAGCAAGCTTTGAGTGAAGATTGGAATAACCAATAA